The DNA window GTGGACGGCTCCTGGACTGACAGCCGCTGGGGCCAGCACGGCGGCAAGGTGTTCAGCACCGCACTAGCGACGCTGACCCTGGAAGTCTATTACCGATACCTGCCCCTTGAGCCCGGCGACCCCAACGCCGCCAAGGAAGCCTGGAAGGCCGCCGAGCCCGAGAAGAAGACGGTCAAGCCGAAGGGGCCGGTGGGGCCGAAGTTTGAGGCGAATTGAGAGTGGATCGTCGGATGTGGATTGTCGATTGTCGGAAGGCGGTCCTGACGTCTTTCGACTATCCACAATCGACGCTCTACAATCGCCGCGCAACCGTCATCCCTTGACAGATTGACCCCCCTCTCATAACGTACCGCTCCCTTGTAGGCGGCGGGTTTTAGCCCGCCGCTGCTTTTTTCGCCTGTATCCATTGATCTGGTCGCAGGTTGTGACTCGGCCGCACGTCGGTTTGGTCACATTCGTTGCGGCAGGAGTACGTCATGCTTCCGGTCCAGAAAACGAGCAAAGCGCGCACCCGTAAGCGTCGCTCGCACCACGCGCTTAAGCCCATCCATTACACCTCGTGCCCCCAGTGCGGCAATGCCCGGCTCCCTCACTGTGCCTGCGATAACTGCGGGTACGTGAACCCGTCGCTCGCCCTGGCCGTGAAGCAGGACGAGAAGGCCTGAGGCTGGTAAGTGCCGATTGGTGGGCGCGTAAGCAAGCGATTGCGTTATTGCGCATCAGGCACCAGGCATTATTCCTTACCCGTTGGAGGTAGGCCGTGCGTGTAGCGGTGGACGTGATGGGCGGCGACCGCGCGCCGGCCGCCATCCTTCAAGGTTGCTGGGATGCCGCTGCGCTCCTGACGCCCGACGACCGCGTTCTGCTGGTCGGCGATGAGCTGGTCATTCGCGCCGGCCTGGCCGCCAGCGAGCTGTCCGCCGAGAAGCTGACGCAGTACCAGGTCATCCCCACGACGCAAGTCATCGGCATGGATGACTCGCCCGTCGAAGCCGTCCGCAACAAACCCAAGGCATCGATTAACGTCATGTGCGACCTCGTCAAGAAAGGCGAGGCCGATGTCGCGATTTCCGCCGGGAACACCGGTGCGTGTGTCGCGGCGGCGCAGCTCAAGATGCGGACGTTGCCGGGTGTCAGCCGTCCGGGTATCGCGGTAGTTCTCCCCACGTTCTACGGCCCGGTCGTGATCTGCGATGTCGGTGCCAACATCACGCCGCAGCCCCGGCATCTGCAACAATACGCGATCATGGCCGGCGCCTATGGCGCCGCGGTCGCCGGGATTGAGAATCCCCGCGTCGGCATCCTCAGCATCGGCGAGGAAGACGCCAAGGGCACGGAGATGGTCAAGGAGGCCCGCGCCCTGATGCGCGACGAGCCCCTGATCAACTTCATCGGCAACATCGAAGGCCGCGATATCTTTAAGGGCGTTGTGGATGTCGTCGTTTGCGACGGCTTCGTCGGCAACATCATCCTGAAGTTCACCGAAGGCATCACCGAAGGGCTGTTCCAGACGATTCTGGCCGAGCTTCAGGAGTTCGGCAGCGGGGCGGTCGACCAGTTCAAGCCAGTGATGAAGAAGATCTACGCCAAGCACGACTGGCAGGAATACGGCGGCGCGCCGCTGCTGGGCGTGGGCGGCTACTGCCTGATCTGTCACGGCCGCAGCGAGGCCCGCGCGATTAAGAACGCGATTCGTGTCGGCCAGCAGTTGTGCCGCAGCGGGGTAAACCAGAAAATCGTCGAGCGAATTGCCCGGTCGATTCCGGGCAGAGAGTGAAGCGGTTGTCGATGACCGGTTGCCGGGTGTAGCGTGGCAACGTGGTAGCGAAGGCGACGGTTCGCCATCCCATCGGCAAGTGGCAAACGGCAATTGGCAATCCCAGAATGTCTCAGTTTGGCGCAACCATCACCGGCACCGGCAGCAGTGTTCCCGAGCATCGCCTGACGAACGACGATCTCGCTCGGATGGTCGATACCAACGACGAGTGGATCACCCAGCGGACCGGGATCAAGGAACGTCGCATCGCCAAAGACGGCGAAACCACCGCCAGTCTCGGTACCGCCGCCGCCCGCAAGGCAATCGAAGCGGCCGGCCTGACTCCCAAAGATATCGAACTGATCGTCGTCGCGACCATCACGCCCGAAATGGTGTTCCCGAGCACCGGGTGCTACATCGGTGCGGCATTGGGCATTCCCGGCGTTCCCGCGTTTGACATGTCGGCCGCGTGCTCCGGGTTCATCTATGCTCTTGCGACCGGGGCGAACTTCATCCGGGCCGGGCAGTACAAGAACATCCTGGTGATTGGTGCCGAAACCATCAGCCGGGTGACCAACTATAAAGATCGCGGTTCGTGCATCCTCTTCGGCGACGGTGCCGGCGCGGTTGTTCTCAGTCGTACGACCGAACCGAAGCGCGGGCTGCTCTACAATTCGCTTCATGCCGACGGCAACGGCGGCGACGTGATGGTCTGCCCGCCGGGATCGCGCAAGCCCATCACCGCCGAAATGATCGCCGAAGACGGCCAGTACATGACGCTCCGCGGACGCGAGGTGTACAAGTTCGCGGTCACCAAGTTCGAGGAACTCATCCACGACGCGATGACCAAGTGCGAACTGACGGTCGATGACGTGACGCTGATCGTTCCCCACCAGGTGAACCAGCGGATTATCGACAGCGCCATGAGCAAACTCGGCTTCGCCGCCGAAAAGGCGTACGTGAACATCGACCGCTACGGCAACACGTCGGCCGCAAGCATTCCGCTGGCGCTGGACGAGGCCTGGCGGGCGGGAAAGATCAAGCCCGGCGATCATCTGGTCTTTGTCGCGTTCGGCGCGGGGCTGACCTGGGCGAACGCCGTGGTTCGCGTGTAGGGTCCGCCTTGGCGGACGCGAACCGTGTTGGCGGGCGCGACGCCTGGATGCCCTGACAGTACTACGATTTCCTTAGACCCTGCCGATTCCGCCGTCCGCCAAGGCGGACCCTACGAAATGCCTTCTGCCACCTACATCCTCTGTCCCGGCCAGGGCGCTCAAGTCGTCGGCATGGGCAAAGCGTTTTTCGACAAGTCTGCCGTCGCCAAATCGTTGTTCGAACAGGCCGACGCCATACTCGGATTCTCGCTGAGCGGGCTGTGCTTCGACGGTCCTGACGACCGTCTGAACCAGACCGATATCAGCCAGCCGGCGCTTTACGTCGCGGGCGTGGCGTCTTACCGGTCGGCGGTGGAAGACGGCGTCATCGACCCGGCGGCTGTCACGGCGTTTGCCGGGCTGAGCCTTGGCGAGTACACGGCGCTGCACCTGGCCGGCGTGTTCTCGTTCGAGGACGGCCTGAAGCTGGTTGCCGCGCGTGGCCGGGCGATGCAGGATGCCGCCGTCGCCGTGCCCAGCGGCATGGTTGCGATCATGGGTGCCGACGAAGCCGCGATCAGCGCGCTGTGCGATGAAGCGCGTGGCGGTGAAGTCCTTGTGCCGGCAAACTACAACGCACCGGGACAGATCGTCGTCAGTGGTTCGACTGGCGCGTGTGAACGCGTTTTGAAGGCGGCAGAGGCCAAAGGCTTCAAAGCCGTCGCCCTGAAGGTGGCCGGCGCGTTCCACAGCCCGATCATGCAGCCGGGTGCGGACAAGATGAAATCGGAGCTCGAGAAGGCCACGTTCGCGGTGCCGCAGAAGCCGGTGTTTTCGAACGTGACCGCCGCCGAACACACGGACACCGCATCGATCAAGAACCTGCTCGTCGACCAGATCGTTTCGCCGGTCCGGTGGGAACAGACGATGGTGAAGATCGCGGCAGTGGCGGACGCGCGGTTCGTCGAACTCGCCCCCGGTCGCACGCTGGCGGGACTTGCCAAGCGAATCAATCGGCGGTTGCCGGTGGAGAGTCTGGGCGCGTAATGCCAGGTAGGGTGGGCTTCAGCCCACCACATCGCGTTCGAAGACGAGATGTGCTCGACGTGGCGTGGACGTTTGAGGCGTGCTGCATGATCGCCGCAGGGCCTTGGCGAAGGAACACCCAGGGTCGTCGAAAGGTTTTCGGTGGGCTGAAGCCCACCCTACGGAAGACAGGGAAGTAGACCATGACCGAGAAACGCGTAGCACTCGTCACCGGCGGATCCCGTGGCATCGGGGCGGCAATCGTCAAGCAACTCGCCAAGGACGGCCTGCACGTCGTGGCGATGGCGCGTAACGTGGATAAGCTCGCCGAGGTCGTCGCCGCCGTGACCGCCGACGGCGGAACCGCCGAGCCGCTCGCATGCGACATCGCCGACGGCAAGGCGCTGGCGGCGGCGATCGAAGGCATCGCCGACAAGCACGGTCGGCTGGACGTGCTGGTGAACAACGCCGGCATCACGAAGGACGGCCTGATCCTGCGGATGGATGATTCCGACTTCGACGACGTGATCAACACGAATCTCAAGAGCGCGTTCGTCGCGATTCGCACCGCCGCCCGAAGCATCATGCGCAGCAAGACAGGACGCATCGTCAATATCAGCAGCGTGAGCGGCGTGGCCGGCAACGCTGGCCAGGCGAACTACGCCGCGAGCAAAGCGGGGCTCATCGGGCTGAGCAAGTCGGTCGCGAAGGAACTGGCAGGAAAAGGCGTGACTTGTAACGTGGTCGCCCCCGGTTTCATCACAACCGATATGACGGACGTGTTGAACGACAAAATCAAGGACACCGTCAAGCAGGTGATCCCGCTCCGCCGGTTCGGCGAAGCGAAGGAGATTGCCGCCGCGGTCAGTTTCCTGGCCAGCGAAGGCGCGAGCTACATCACCGGGCAGGTGCTGGTGGTGGACGGCGGAATGGTGATGTAGTCACTGGTCGCTGGTCAGTTGTCATTTGTCCCCGGCAGTTGCAACTGATTTGGGATAAAGAACAAATGACAAGTGACGAGTGACAAAGGACAGTTCGGTCGATTGCAAACAAGGCATCGACCGCTATAGTTTCCCAACCCCGGACCACGTGGTTCGAGGGACACGAAAAAAGGGCTGATCGGCAGGATTTGGCCGACGGTAATACCCGACAGGGCAGGTAGAGATAGCCATGGAAGACATCGACCAGAAGGTCATCGAAATCGTCAGCGAACAGATGGGCGTCGATAAGAGCGAGATCACGCGCGACACCCATTTCATCAACGACCTCAACGCCGACTCGCTCGACACCGTCGAGCTGGTGATGGAGTTCGAGGACGAGTTCGAGCTGTCGATCCCCGACGAAGAGGCCGAGAAGATCCAGACCGTCGGCCAGGCGATCGACTACATCAAGGGCCACCAGAGCAAGCAGTAATGCCCGCAGGCGGCTGAAGCGTGCCGAGCCTCGGCATCGTCCTTGGTCCTTTGTCCTTTGTCCCTGGCCGGTACGGCGTCCTGCATAATCTGCCGGTCGTCGTTCGGGCTGCAACAAAGGACAAAGGACGAGTGACAAAGGACTCCTCCTCATGTCTAAGCGTCGCGTCGTCATTACGGGATTGGGCGTGGTCACCTCGCTCGGCGAAGTCGTCGATCAGGTGTGGGATGCGCTCTGCGCCGGCAAGAGCGGCATCGTCCCGATTCGCCGATGGGATTGCAGCACCTATCCGACTCGTTTCGGCGGAGAGTGCTACGATTTCGATCTGACGAAGTACAAGGATGCCTACGCCCGGCATCGCCGCAGCGATGAAGACGAGATCCCCCGCAACGGTCGGCTCGACCGATTCGCCCAGTTCGGCATCGCCGCGTCCATCTCGGCCGCGAACGACGCCAACATCGACTTCAAGACCGAAGACACGACGCGATGCGGCGTGATTATCGGCACGGGCATCGGCGGCATCGAAACCATCGAAGAGCAGAACAAGATCCTGGTTTCTCGCGGCGTGAGCCGGGTCAGTCCGTTTACCGTGCCTCGCCTGATGGCCAACGCTGCCAGTGGCAACGTTTCCATCCTGTTCCGCCTGAATGGCCCCAATACCTGTGTCTCCACCGCGTGCGCCACCGGCAGTAATGCCATCGGTGATGCCGGCCGGCTGATTCAGTACGGCCTGGCCGATGTCATGATCGCCGGCGGGGCGGAAGCAGCACTCAGCTCCCTGGGTATGTCTACGTTTGTCGCGGCCAGGGCACTGTCGACCCGCAACGAAGAGCCCACGCTTGCCAGCCGTCCCTGGGACAAGGATCGCGACGGTTTCGTGCAGGCCGAAGGCGCGGGCGTCGTCATCCTTGAAGAGTACGAACACGCCAGGGCCCGCGGTGCCCGTATCTACGCCGAACTCGTCGGCTACGGCATGAGCGGCGACGGCTACCACATCACCGCCCCCGACAGCGAAGGTCGCGGCGCGGCCGCCGCCATGAAGCTGGCATTGAAAGATGCCGGCGTCTCTGGCGAAGTCGTCGATTACATCAACGCCCACGGCACCAGCACCGAACTGGGCGATCTGGCAGAAACCAAGGCGGTCAAGACCACCTTCGGCGAACACGCCTACAAGATGGCGCTGAGCTCTACCAAGAGCCAGCTCGGCCATTCGCTCGGTGCGAGTGGCGGCATGGAAGCGGTGTTCTCTTCGCTGTCCGTCAGCCGCAACCTGATTCCGCCGACGATCAATCTCGAAAACCCCAGCCCCGATTGCGACCTCGACTACACCCCGCTCAAGGCAAGGGATCGCAAGATCACCTATGCCATGAGCAACAGCTTCGGGTTCGGCGGGCACAATGCGTCGCTGCTGTTCAAGAAGATCTAGTACTTGCCGACGTTGCACACCGCTTAAACCAAACGCCCACGGACAGCCGTCCGTGGGTTTTTCGTAAACCGCTGCTATTAAATTAGTTCCCGGCGCTGTGCCGCTTAGTGGGTTATGCCTTGCGATCGCCCGAAGGTCTCTCCGAAGCTCCCAATTTGCCCAATCGTCCGATCAATCGCATGTCATGGGCATGAGTGCCACACCCGAAGCGACGCCCACGATGCTCGAACGTGCCGCGCCGCAGTCCGCTTCCGGCCCGGCTCACAGCGCTGGCTCGCAGCCCCAGCCGCTACGGCTGACATTGCAGCCAGGTGCGGCCGCGAAGCAGATCGTCCCGTGGCTCTCGCGTGGGATCGCGATCCGCAAGCATCGCCTGCGCGACCTGACAGACCTCGACAAGGCACGATCAGAGAAGAAGGCCTGGGTGGCCGCCTATACCGATCTGTTATCGAAGCTCTTTGACGGGCCTGCCGTCGCCGAGGCGTGCAACGATTGGATCGGTCGGTTGCTCCCCGAGTATGCACCGCTTGGCCTTGTCATCGAGCAGTTCTATGAAGAGATGGACCATCGCCTGCGGCGGTTGCAGGCCGTGGTGGATCACCTGGAGGACATGGCCGAGGAATCGCCGCCCGTGGAGCCCGCCAGCGGAACAGCGCAGCCGTCCGCCGGACAGGCTGCGGCAAAGAAGGACGAACCCAAGGGCAAATCGCTCAACTGGGCCCGGCTGTTCCCGACGGCCGAAGAGCTGACCGGTCAAGCGTTGCCCCTGTCGGAACAAGCTGTGCCAAAGTCCGCACACACCGACGGCCCGAACGGAAGGGCCGCAGAAGTGACTTCATCCGCGAGCGGCTCCGGCGGTGCGGCTCACGCCAAATCACCCGAACACAAGGCCCATGCCGCACCGGGAACGCTTCCCCCGGTCGTCAAACCGGTCGGCCTCCTGCTCGTGCAGTCGGCGGACGATGCAAAACCGATTTGTGAGTTTCTGACCGACCTTGCGGTAACGCCGCGCGTGGTCCTGATGGCCGACGCTAAACCAAACGACCCCGAATTGCTGATGAGCGGGACGACAGCGCCGGCGTTCGCGCTGATCTGGCCGTGCGAGGGAGACGCCGTGACTGCAAACGCATCGCGCTTCCAATTCCAGCTCGGATTCCTCGTCGGCCGGCTTGGGCTGTCGCGCGTCTGCCTGATGCAGACGGTCGGCAAACCCGCCGAGTCGTCGCCGGTGCCGGCGATCACGCTAGATGCCCACGGCGGCTGGCAACTGCCCCTGGCCCGGACCCTCAAGCGGGCGGGTGT is part of the Humisphaera borealis genome and encodes:
- the acpP gene encoding acyl carrier protein, with product MEDIDQKVIEIVSEQMGVDKSEITRDTHFINDLNADSLDTVELVMEFEDEFELSIPDEEAEKIQTVGQAIDYIKGHQSKQ
- the plsX gene encoding phosphate acyltransferase PlsX, with product MRVAVDVMGGDRAPAAILQGCWDAAALLTPDDRVLLVGDELVIRAGLAASELSAEKLTQYQVIPTTQVIGMDDSPVEAVRNKPKASINVMCDLVKKGEADVAISAGNTGACVAAAQLKMRTLPGVSRPGIAVVLPTFYGPVVICDVGANITPQPRHLQQYAIMAGAYGAAVAGIENPRVGILSIGEEDAKGTEMVKEARALMRDEPLINFIGNIEGRDIFKGVVDVVVCDGFVGNIILKFTEGITEGLFQTILAELQEFGSGAVDQFKPVMKKIYAKHDWQEYGGAPLLGVGGYCLICHGRSEARAIKNAIRVGQQLCRSGVNQKIVERIARSIPGRE
- the fabG gene encoding 3-oxoacyl-[acyl-carrier-protein] reductase; translation: MTEKRVALVTGGSRGIGAAIVKQLAKDGLHVVAMARNVDKLAEVVAAVTADGGTAEPLACDIADGKALAAAIEGIADKHGRLDVLVNNAGITKDGLILRMDDSDFDDVINTNLKSAFVAIRTAARSIMRSKTGRIVNISSVSGVAGNAGQANYAASKAGLIGLSKSVAKELAGKGVTCNVVAPGFITTDMTDVLNDKIKDTVKQVIPLRRFGEAKEIAAAVSFLASEGASYITGQVLVVDGGMVM
- the fabD gene encoding ACP S-malonyltransferase yields the protein MPSATYILCPGQGAQVVGMGKAFFDKSAVAKSLFEQADAILGFSLSGLCFDGPDDRLNQTDISQPALYVAGVASYRSAVEDGVIDPAAVTAFAGLSLGEYTALHLAGVFSFEDGLKLVAARGRAMQDAAVAVPSGMVAIMGADEAAISALCDEARGGEVLVPANYNAPGQIVVSGSTGACERVLKAAEAKGFKAVALKVAGAFHSPIMQPGADKMKSELEKATFAVPQKPVFSNVTAAEHTDTASIKNLLVDQIVSPVRWEQTMVKIAAVADARFVELAPGRTLAGLAKRINRRLPVESLGA
- the fabF gene encoding beta-ketoacyl-ACP synthase II codes for the protein MSKRRVVITGLGVVTSLGEVVDQVWDALCAGKSGIVPIRRWDCSTYPTRFGGECYDFDLTKYKDAYARHRRSDEDEIPRNGRLDRFAQFGIAASISAANDANIDFKTEDTTRCGVIIGTGIGGIETIEEQNKILVSRGVSRVSPFTVPRLMANAASGNVSILFRLNGPNTCVSTACATGSNAIGDAGRLIQYGLADVMIAGGAEAALSSLGMSTFVAARALSTRNEEPTLASRPWDKDRDGFVQAEGAGVVILEEYEHARARGARIYAELVGYGMSGDGYHITAPDSEGRGAAAAMKLALKDAGVSGEVVDYINAHGTSTELGDLAETKAVKTTFGEHAYKMALSSTKSQLGHSLGASGGMEAVFSSLSVSRNLIPPTINLENPSPDCDLDYTPLKARDRKITYAMSNSFGFGGHNASLLFKKI
- a CDS encoding beta-ketoacyl-ACP synthase III, coding for MSQFGATITGTGSSVPEHRLTNDDLARMVDTNDEWITQRTGIKERRIAKDGETTASLGTAAARKAIEAAGLTPKDIELIVVATITPEMVFPSTGCYIGAALGIPGVPAFDMSAACSGFIYALATGANFIRAGQYKNILVIGAETISRVTNYKDRGSCILFGDGAGAVVLSRTTEPKRGLLYNSLHADGNGGDVMVCPPGSRKPITAEMIAEDGQYMTLRGREVYKFAVTKFEELIHDAMTKCELTVDDVTLIVPHQVNQRIIDSAMSKLGFAAEKAYVNIDRYGNTSAASIPLALDEAWRAGKIKPGDHLVFVAFGAGLTWANAVVRV
- the rpmF gene encoding 50S ribosomal protein L32, translated to MLPVQKTSKARTRKRRSHHALKPIHYTSCPQCGNARLPHCACDNCGYVNPSLALAVKQDEKA